The following are from one region of the Aspergillus chevalieri M1 DNA, chromosome 1, nearly complete sequence genome:
- a CDS encoding uncharacterized protein (COG:S;~EggNog:ENOG410PVGN) encodes MEAKQKYNKAFRELRNEKQRQRNGQIRNLERYRNEQPMMFLKRKGFMSPQHLMVIDPTLTLPGATLEGEYKRWINAINAMTAFCLWKRGGPRLAPANLTAGLYLTTTNPVLLPNGDSISRRMRPRLSCIIPTTRQYIQLYYLDSIS; translated from the coding sequence ATGGAAGCAAAGCAGAAGTATAACAAAGCTTTCCGTGAACTGCGTAATGAGAAGCAACGACAGCGGAACGGACAGATCCGGAATCTAGAGCGGTATAGGAATGAGCAACCCATGATGTTTCTGAAGCGCAAGGGTTTCATGTCTCCGCAGCATCTAATGGTGATTGACCCCACCTTGACCTTACCGGGTGCCACCCTTGAAGGGGAGTATAAGCGCTGGATCAACGCGATTAATGCGATGACTGCATTCTGCCTGTGGAAGAGGGGCGGCCCACGCCTCGCCCCAGCCAATCTCACTGCCGGCCTGTATCTGACAACGACGAACCCTGTCCTCCTGCCAAACGGCGATAGCATTTCTCGGAGGATGAGACCGAGATTATCCTGCATTATACCAACGACGAGACAGTACATTCAACTCTACTACCTGGATTCCATCTCATAG
- the MGT1_1 gene encoding MGMT family protein (COG:L;~EggNog:ENOG410PREP;~InterPro:IPR014048,IPR001497,IPR036388,IPR036217;~PFAM:PF01035;~go_function: GO:0003824 - catalytic activity [Evidence IEA];~go_function: GO:0003908 - methylated-DNA-[protein]-cysteine S-methyltransferase activity [Evidence IEA];~go_process: GO:0006281 - DNA repair [Evidence IEA]), which translates to MVNNWSIREQLNVYDPLSGIPTWITDGNVCLRGKAIEFSPGTQIYTLSAVCASSFSPDRTMTIKTGPEHSITVFQINKSLRCISHHPTLTPYRRRVYCTLLSIPPGRWTTYSALATYLGSSARAVGNAMRTNPLAPEVPCHRVLAVDRSLCGYKGMWSGGRRGNLEEKRRLLETEGVEFGTDGKARGVCFEEFQDLGSRRNG; encoded by the exons ATGGTAAATAATTGGTCAATTCGAGAGCAATTGAATGTTTATGATCCACTTTCGGGTATTCCAACATGGATCACTGATGGGAATGTCTGCTTAAGAGGCAAGGCAATTGAATTTTCACCTGGGACTCAGATCTATACTCTCTCAGCAGTGTgtgcttcttctttttcaccTG ATAGAACCATGACCATCAAGACAGGACCTGAACACTCCATCACTGTTTTCCAAATCAACAAGTCTCTCCGTTGCATTTCTCACCATCCAACTTTGACGCCTTATCGCCGTCGCGTTTACTGTACTCTCCTCTCCATCCCTCCCGGCCGCTGGACTACATACTCCGCCCTGGCCACATATCTAGGCTCGTCCGCGCGAGCCGTCGGGAACGCCATGCGCACAAACCCGCTTGCGCCAGAGGTACCGTGCCATCGAGTGCTGGCGGTAGATAGGTCCCTGTGCGGGTATAAGGGGATGTGGTCTGGGGGCCGTCGTGGTAATCttgaggagaagaggaggctTCTGGAGACAGAAGGGGTAGAGTTTGGTACAGACGGAAAAGCTAGGGGAGTTTGTTTTGAGGAGTTCCAGGATTTGGGCAGCAGGAGGAACGGATAG
- a CDS encoding uncharacterized protein (COG:K;~EggNog:ENOG410PFYS;~InterPro:IPR007219;~PFAM:PF04082;~TransMembrane:1 (o399-415i);~go_function: GO:0003677 - DNA binding [Evidence IEA];~go_function: GO:0008270 - zinc ion binding [Evidence IEA];~go_process: GO:0006351 - transcription, DNA-templated [Evidence IEA]) — MPWARSTSNFSDFALFIDSMSTPYGNNPSMICFDQPILNLSPTPLFGALNSQPSQAQWQDPAAVSSDPVMVRTSESHLFDEFTSTFPSFKPSQSAKSTRQEPWKFTQQDWNHFWAEIQVFMPVLPPGFFLPSRHTMTRYVATYFSGFHRHLPFLHLPTFSPTKCPVDLLLAMASIGAQSAFDHNNAVMFFKASFGIVQERLRYRKAERCERAFPTEDRLSTESQPNEFPPERSHIQELQAGLTVNQNRNDRFDMVPLAQTLLVLMAMATWGNSKAIFNEAVGLRNSLACYIREERLLDPQAPEDTTWHLWIQAEGFKRTIAIIFCFFIFHTIVYDTPPPILNSELKIHLPSREKDWETQSEIEWQKARQESEPEPHFQSSFSLLFSKQGDEDPEECSSLGGYILILALIQHIYFLRETSKYNFGSDRSLSPTDVTNVEQALRNWQSKWYRDPESFLGPGSPQGPISFNSTALLRMAYIRLNVDVGPWRALDTHNPREIATSIYRSPHLTSNHRLTRAVLYSAHALSIPIKIGVNIVARNQAFAWSLQHSLCALECAFVISKWLIDVQPRASGAALNEDEARLLVYITDMVTEADAGGGGGPYGSDLCTRVIKIWAKLLSGDAVWDVVRMIGKALDAYGQILEQGPAMPCREGFDPARMPT; from the coding sequence ATGCCATGGGCTCGATCGACCAGCAACTTCAGTGACTTCGCTCTATTCATTGACAGTATGAGCACACCATATGGAAATAATCCATCTATGATCTGCTTTGATCAACCTATTTTAAACTTGTCACCCACTCCTCTCTTCGGTGCCCTTAATTCTCAACCTTCTCAGGCTCAATGGCAAGATCCTGCTGCGGTTTCATCTGACCCGGTCATGGTACGGACATCGGAATCCCATCTATTTGACGAATTCACATCCACATTTCCTTCGTTTAAACCGTCACAGTCTGCAAAGTCCACCAGACAGGAACCCTGGAAATTTACGCAGCAAGACTGGAATCACTTCTGGGCCGAAATCCAGGTGTTCATGCCGGTTCTGCCCCCAGGTTTCTTCCTCCCGTCCCGTCACACCATGACTCGTTACGTCGCAACGTACTTCTCTGGGTTCCACCGTCATTTGCCATTTTTACACCTTCCAACATTCTCACCTACAAAGTGTCCAGTCGACTTGTTATTAGCTATGGCTAGCATCGGAGCGCAGTCCGCCTTTGATCACAACAACGCAGTCATGTTCTTCAAGGCTTCCTTTGGTATAGTCCAGGAGCGCCTTCGATACCGCAAAGCTGAGCGATGTGAAAGGGCATTTCCCACGGAAGATAGGTTGTCGACCGAATCACAACCAAATGAATTCCCGCCGGAACGATCTCATATTCAAGAGTTGCAAGCGGGTTTGACTGTGAATCAAAATCGCAATGATCGGTTCGACATGGTGCCTCTTGCGCAGACATTGCTCGTGCTCATGGCAATGGCAACTTGGGGGAATTCAAAGGCTATCTTCAACGAAGCTGTTGGGCTTCGGAATAGTCTTGCTTGTTATATACGGGAGGAAAGGCTTTTGGACCCACAGGCACCAGAAGATACGACCTGGCATTTATGGATCCAAGCAGAAGGTTTCAAAAGGACCATTGCCATCATTTTCTGCTTTTTCATCTTCCACACAATTGTCTATGATACGCCCCCTCCGATTCTAAATTCAGAACTCAAAATTCATCTACCCTCGCGGGAAAAAGATTGGGAGACCCAAAGCGAGATTGAGTGGCAGAAAGCTCGGCAAGAGTCTGAACCTGAACCACACTTCCAGTCTTCTTTCTCGCTTCTTTTTTCAAAGCAAGGCGATGAAGATCCTGAGGAATGTTCCTCATTAGGCGGGTACATTCTGATACTGGCATTGATCCAGCACATCTATTTCCTGCGAGAGACTAGCAAATACAACTTTGGTTCAGATCGAAGCCTATCTCCCACAGATGTGACCAACGTGGAGCAAGCACTGAGAAATTGGCAGAGTAAATGGTATCGggatccagaatcattcctGGGCCCAGGAAGTCCACAGGGTCCAATTTCCTTCAACTCGACTGCCCTGCTTCGAATGGCCTATATACGACTAAACGTGGACGTAGGTCCGTGGCGTGCTCTTGACACTCACAATCCTCGCGAAATCGCGACTTCTATATACCGAAGCCCGCACTTGACGTCCAACCATAGGCTTACGCGTGCAGTACTCTACTCTGCACATGCATTGAGCATTCCGATCAAAATTGGAGTTAATATTGTGGCACGCAACCAAGCCTTTGCTTGGTCCCTCCAACACTCACTCTGTGCACTGGAGTGTGCTTTTGTGATCagcaaatggctgattgatgTACAACCTCGTGCCTCTGGAGCAGCTCTCAACGAAGATGAAGCTAGACTCCTTGTCTACATAACTGACATGGTCACGGAAGCAGATGCTGGGGGCGGTGGCGGTCCGTATGGTTCTGATCTATGTACCCGAGTTATCAAAATTTGGGCGAAGCTTTTAAGCGGCGATGCTGTTTGGGACGTGGTACGAATGATTGGAAAGGCTTTGGACGCCTATGGCCAGATTCTAGAGCAAGGGCCTGCAATGCCATGTCGCGAAGGATTCGACCCCGCGCGAATGCCTACTTGA